The Oceanithermus desulfurans sequence GCAGGCGCTCGACCTGATCCGCCAGGGCTACATCGACTGCACCATCTCGCAGGAGCCGGTGCTCATGGGCGAGAAGGCCGTCGAGTTCGCGGTCAAGTACCTGAAGGGCGAAGAGGTGCCCAAGCACTTCTACACCCCCTTCACCCCGGTGACCAAGGACAACGTCGACAAGCGCCAGAACTGGGCCGAGTAATCCGCAGCGGACCGGGGCGGGCGCCGCGCCCGCCCCGGTCCGCCCACCTCCGTTTCCAGAGGCTCCGCACCCCACGATGAAACCTACCCCCGTACTGGAAACCCTCAACCTGACCAAGGTCTTTCCCGGCGTCGTCGCCCTCGACGACGTTTCGCTCACCCTTTACCCGGGCGAGGTCCTGGGGCTGGTGGGCGAGAACGGCGCCGGCAAGTCCACCCTGATGAAGCTGATCGGCGGCGTCTTCCCGCCCACCCGCGGCCGCATCCGCTACCGCGGGGAGGAGGTGCAGTTCCGCACCCCCAAGGACGCCCTTGACGCCGGCATCTCGATCGTCTATCAGGAGCTCAACCTGATCCCTCACCTGAGCGTCGCCGAGAACATCTTCATCAACCGACTGCCGCGGCGGCGCGGCTTCGTCGACTGGGGACGGCTCTACCGCGACGCCGCCCGCATCCTCGAGGCGAGCGGCATGGGGGAGATCGATCCGCGCGCCGTCGTGTCCGGCCTGCCCATCGGCGTGAAGCAGTCGGTGGAGATCGCCAAGGCCCTCTCCTACGACGCCCGGGTGCTGCTCCTCGACGAACCCACCTCCTCGCTCACCGGGCCCGAGATCGAAAACCTCTTCGGGGTGATCCGCCGGCTCCAGGAGCAGGGCATCGGCATCGTCTACGTCTCGCACCACCTCGACGAGATCTTCGAGATCACCGACCGGGTGCACGTGCTGCGCGACGGCCGCACCGTCGTCGAGATGCCCACGGCCGAGACGACCGAGGAGGCGATCGTCGCCCGTATGGTGGGCCGCGACCTCCAGGACATCTACTACAAGGGGGACCACCGCCCCGGTGAGGTGGCGCTCGAGGCGCGCGGCCTCAGCGAAGCGGTCCTCGACGGCGTCGACTTTTACGTGCGGCGTTCCGAGGTGGTGGGCATCTACGGTCTGCTCGGTTCGGGCCGCACCGAGCTGCTCAAGGCGATCGTCGGGGCGCGGCCGCTGCGCGCGGGCGAGGTGCGCCTGCGCGGCCGGCCGGTGCGCTTCCGCCACCCTCAGGAGGCCGCCCGCGCCGGGGTGATCTACTCGTCGGAGGACCGCAAGGGGGAGAACCTCTTCTTCGGCCAGCCCATCTGGAAGAACGAGACCTACCTGGCCTTGCAGATCGGCCGCTTCGTGCGCATGGGCTTCGCCCAGGTGGCCGAGGAGCGCCGGGCCGCGGAGGCCTACAGCCGCAAGCTGGGCGTCAAGGCGCCCTCGATCGACGTGGACGTCTACCACCTCTCGGGCGGCAACCAGCAGAAGGTCTGCCTGGCCAAGGCACTGATCAACGACCCCGAAGTGGTGCTGCTCGACGAACCCACGCGCGGCATCGACGTGGGGGCGAAGCTCGAGATCTACAAGCTGATCGCCGAGCTGGCCGACCAGGGCAAGGCCGTGGTCTTCGTGAGTTCCGAGCTGCCGGAGGTGATCGGCTGCGCCGACCGCGTCTACACCATGGCCGGCGGGCGCATCACCGCCGAGCTGACGGGGAAGGCGATCACCGAAGAGAACGTGCTCCGCTACTGCCTGCAAACCGCTTCGCCGGGGGAGGCTGCGCCATGAAGTTGAACAAATCCCTTCTATCCAGCAGCGAGTTCATCGTCTTCCTGGGCCTCCTGGCCGTGGGGGCGTTCTTCGCCTTTACCTCGCCCGTCTTCCTGACCAAGTTCAACCTGCTCAACATCCTGCTGCAGTCGTCCATCCAGGGCATCATCGCCATCGGCATGACCTTCGTCATCCTCACCGCCGGCATCGACCTCTCGGTGGGCTCGGTGGTGGCGCTTTCGGGCGTGCTCATGGCGCTGATGCTGCACGGCGGCGTGCCCGTGTGGGCGGTGATCCTCATCAACCTGGCCTTCGGGGTCGCGGTCGGGGTCTTCCACGGCTTTTCGATCACCAAGATCGGCATGGCCCCCTTCATCGTCACCCTGGCGACGATGGTCATGGCGCGCGGCCTGACCATGGTTTTTTCCGACGGCAAGACGATCTTCGACTTCCCGCCCGCCTTCGAGTTCTTCGGCGCCGGCCAGATCGGCCCGATCTCGGTCGCCGTTATCATCTTCCTGCTCTACGCGCTGGTGGCCGAGGTGGTGCTGCGCAGCACCGTGCTGGGCCGCAACATCTACGCCGTCGGCTCCAACATCCAGGCCGCCGCGCTTTCGGGGATCCGCACCCACGGGGTGCTCTACTTCGTCTACATCGTCTCCGGGGTCTCCTGCGCCATCGCCGGTCTGGTGCTTACCGGCCGCCTGGGCGCGGCCATGCCCACCGCCGCCATGGGCTACGAACTCGACGCGATCGCCGCGGTCATCATCGGCGGCGCATCGCTGATGGGCGGCAAGGGCACGATCGTGGGCACGATCATCGGCGTGCTGCTGATCGGCGTGATCAACAACGGCATGAACCTGCTCAACGTGCCGCCCTTCTGGCAGAGCTTCCTCAAGGGTGCGGTCATCTTCCTGGCGGTGATGATCGACAGCCTCAAGAACCGCCCCAGCGAGGTCTAAGGAGGAGCGAAATGTCCATGCTCAAAGGGGTTTCTCCGCTGCTTTCGCCCGAGCTGCTCGCGGTGCTGGCCGAGATGGGCCACGGCGACGAGATCGCCATCGTGGACGGCAACTACCCGGCCCACTCCTCCGGTCCGCCGGTGATCCGCGCCGACGGCCTGGGTACGCCCGAGCTGGTGGAGGCCGTCCTCGAGCTGATGCCCCTCGACACCTTCAGCGACGCCAACGTCTGGTACATGGACAACGGCGAGGCGGAAAAGCCCGAGATCTGGAAGGCGTTCGACGCCGTGCTCGCCGGTTCCGGCGAGGACGCCCGGGTGGAGGCGATCGACCGCTTCGCCTACTACGAACGCGCCCGCGAGGCCTACGCCATCGTGGCCACCAGCGAGACCCGGCTCTACGCCTGCATCATCCTCAAGAAGGGGGTCATCTTCCCGGTTTGACCCGGTACACTGTTCCCCAGGGGTGATGCCTTGTACGCCCGATCCACCGAGCCCTTCGAGGTTCGGGTCCACACCGCCGAGTTCCGCATCTACGGATCCATGCACCTGCCCAAGGGCGGGGGCACGGCCACCTTCCTGAACAAGGACAAGCGCCCGCTCGTTCCGCTGACGGGCGTGCTCGTCTACGCTCCGGGCTACGACCACCCGCCGCGGGCCGAGGAGATGCGGGCCGCGGCCGACTT is a genomic window containing:
- a CDS encoding ABC transporter permease, which gives rise to MKLNKSLLSSSEFIVFLGLLAVGAFFAFTSPVFLTKFNLLNILLQSSIQGIIAIGMTFVILTAGIDLSVGSVVALSGVLMALMLHGGVPVWAVILINLAFGVAVGVFHGFSITKIGMAPFIVTLATMVMARGLTMVFSDGKTIFDFPPAFEFFGAGQIGPISVAVIIFLLYALVAEVVLRSTVLGRNIYAVGSNIQAAALSGIRTHGVLYFVYIVSGVSCAIAGLVLTGRLGAAMPTAAMGYELDAIAAVIIGGASLMGGKGTIVGTIIGVLLIGVINNGMNLLNVPPFWQSFLKGAVIFLAVMIDSLKNRPSEV
- a CDS encoding RbsD/FucU family protein, with product MSMLKGVSPLLSPELLAVLAEMGHGDEIAIVDGNYPAHSSGPPVIRADGLGTPELVEAVLELMPLDTFSDANVWYMDNGEAEKPEIWKAFDAVLAGSGEDARVEAIDRFAYYERAREAYAIVATSETRLYACIILKKGVIFPV
- a CDS encoding sugar ABC transporter ATP-binding protein, encoding MKPTPVLETLNLTKVFPGVVALDDVSLTLYPGEVLGLVGENGAGKSTLMKLIGGVFPPTRGRIRYRGEEVQFRTPKDALDAGISIVYQELNLIPHLSVAENIFINRLPRRRGFVDWGRLYRDAARILEASGMGEIDPRAVVSGLPIGVKQSVEIAKALSYDARVLLLDEPTSSLTGPEIENLFGVIRRLQEQGIGIVYVSHHLDEIFEITDRVHVLRDGRTVVEMPTAETTEEAIVARMVGRDLQDIYYKGDHRPGEVALEARGLSEAVLDGVDFYVRRSEVVGIYGLLGSGRTELLKAIVGARPLRAGEVRLRGRPVRFRHPQEAARAGVIYSSEDRKGENLFFGQPIWKNETYLALQIGRFVRMGFAQVAEERRAAEAYSRKLGVKAPSIDVDVYHLSGGNQQKVCLAKALINDPEVVLLDEPTRGIDVGAKLEIYKLIAELADQGKAVVFVSSELPEVIGCADRVYTMAGGRITAELTGKAITEENVLRYCLQTASPGEAAP